Proteins encoded together in one Lathyrus oleraceus cultivar Zhongwan6 chromosome 5, CAAS_Psat_ZW6_1.0, whole genome shotgun sequence window:
- the LOC127083770 gene encoding agamous-like MADS-box protein AGL80, whose amino-acid sequence MTRKKVKLAYIVNDSARKATFKKRKKGLMKKVSELSTLCGIDACAIIYSPYESQPEVWPSSIGVQRVLSKFRRMPELEQSKKMVNQESFLRQRIQKVKDQLTKQRKDNREKEMTQLMFQYLGDDKTMQNISMLDLNDMAWLIDQYLKDINRRVGMLSKNGQGQSQMVAPTMVTNGVAKIEDSGQGSYGSHVLDMNMDVMQNHHWFMNLMNNSVGDEAPPPLGDVNQQNGFWPNPFFH is encoded by the coding sequence ATGACTAGAAAGAAGGTGAAACTAGCCTATATAGTCAACGACTCAGCGAGGAAGGCGACATTCAAGAAAAGGAAGAAAGGTCTAATGAAAAAGGTTAGTGAGCTTAGTACCCTTTGCGGAATTGATGCTTGTGCTATAATTTACAGCCCTTACGAATCTCAACCCGAGGTTTGGCCATCATCAATAGGAGTCCAAAGGGTGCTTTCAAAGTTCCGAAGAATGCCAGAATTGGAACAAAGCAAAAAGATGGTGAATCAAGAGAGTTTTTTGAGGCAGAGGATTCAAAAGGTGAAAGATCAATTAACAAAACAAAGAAAAGATAATCGAGAAAAAGAAATGACTCAATTAATGTTTCAATatcttggtgatgataaaactATGCAAAATATAAGTATGCTTGATTTGAACGATATGGCATGGTTGATTGATCAATATTTGAAAGATATTAATAGAAGGGTTGGAATGTTGAGTAAGAATGGTCAAGGTCAATCTCAAATGGTAGCACCAACAATGGTGACTAATGGTGTGGCTAAGATTGAAGATAGTGGACAAGGGAGTTATGGTAGTCATGTTTTGGATATGAATATGGATGTTATGCAAAACCATCATTGGTTTATGAATTTGATGAATAATAGTGTTGGTGATGAGGCACCACCTCCTTTGGGAGATGTTAATCAACAAAATGGATTTTGGCCAAATCCATTTTTTCATTGA
- the LOC127083769 gene encoding U-box domain-containing protein 21, producing MVLSWTRRTVFRRAHKAKEHLPGVDLTVEEITTPAHFRCPVSLDLMKDPVTLSTGITYDRGSIEKWIESGNKTCPVTNQKLTTFEITPNHTIRKMIQSWCVENSSYGIERIPTPRIPVSSYEASEVCTRLLSASKSLDEKKCVEFVGKIKVWWRESERNKRVIIGNGACAVLATVFDSFSSVSIENHVVVLEEILEILTWMVVLTSFGETKSKLCSSSSSLGCLVWFLDGKDLGARQNAVLLLKEMNVEELSKVEGVVEGLVKIIKEPIGSSATKACLTTIFKMVSSPKNRVEVGEKFVELGLVSFLLESIVDGEKGVCEKALGVLDCLCDCQKGKEVVKMNALALPLVIKKILRVSPLASSFAVGVVRKMCEKKEEGVLIEVIQLGGFQKLLVMLQVGCEEKTKENVTELLKMLNGYRSKAECVESSLEFKYLKN from the coding sequence atgGTTTTGTCATGGACAAGAAGAACCGTTTTCCGCCGTGCTCACAAGGCAAAGGAACATCTTCCCGGCGTTGATTTAACCGTGGAGGAGATAACAACCCCGGCTCATTTCCGGTGTCCGGTGAGTCTAGACTTGATGAAAGATCCGGTGACTCTATCAACCGGAATCACCTACGACAGAGGAAGCATCGAGAAATGGATTGAGTCTGGAAACAAAACATGTCCGGTTACTAATCAGAAGCTTACGACTTTTGAGATCACACCGAATCACACCATAAGAAAAATGATTCAGAGCTGGTGCGTTGAAAATAGTTCTTATGGGATTGAGAGAATTCCGACTCCTCGTATACCGGTCTCTAGCTACGAGGCTTCCGAGGTTTGTACGAGGTTGTTGTCTGCTTCTAAAAGTTTGGATGAGAAAAAGTGTGTGGAGTTTGTCGGAAAGATTAAGGTTTGGTGGAGAGAGAGTGAGAGGAATAAGAGGGTTATAATTGGAAATGGAGCTTGTGCTGTTCTTGCAACGGTTTTTGATTCTTTTTCAAGTGTTTCTATTGAGAATCATGTTGTTGTTTTGGAAGAGATTTTGGAGATTTTAACATGGATGGTTGTTCTAACCTCTTTTGGCGAAACGAAATCAAAGCTgtgttcatcttcatcttctttaGGTTGCTTGGTTTGGTTTCTAGATGGTAAAGATTTAGGAGCAAGACAAAATGCTGTTTTGTTGCTTAAGGAAATGAATGTTGAGGAGTTATCAAAAGTTGAAGGTGTTGTTGAAGGTTTGGTTAAGATTATCAAGGAACCAATTGGGTCTAGTGCTACAAAAGCATGTTTGACCACAATTTTCAAGATGGTTTCATCGCCTAAAAATAGAGTTGAAGTTGGTGAAAAGTTTGTTGAATTGGGTTTGGTTTCATTTTTGCTTGAATCAATAGTTGATGGAGAGAAAGGGGTGTGTGAGAAAGCACTTGGTGTGTTGGATTGTTTATGTGATTGCCAAAAAGGGAAAGAGGTTGTGAAAATGAATGCTTTAGCTTTACCTCTTGTGATTAAGAAAATTTTGAGGGTTTCTCCTTTAGCTTCTAGTTTTGCTGTTGGTGTTGTTAGGAAGATGTGTGAGAAGAAGGAAGAAGGAGTTTTGATTGAGGTGATTCAACTTGGTGGTTTTCAGAAACTATTGGTTATGTTGCAAGTTGGGTGTGAGGAGAAGACAAAGGAGAATGTTACTGAGTTGTTGAAGATGTTGAATGGTTATAGAAGCAAAGCAGAATGTGTTGAGTCTTCGTTAGAGTTCAAGTATCTTAAGAACTAA